A window of Rubricoccus marinus contains these coding sequences:
- a CDS encoding glycosyltransferase, giving the protein MTSTAPQDLVFDRALPGVFGAPDARLRASVVVPARNEARRLPALIGALAEQRDAHDQPLAPGTLDVLVLLNNCTDRSAEAVADAASRYPSLDVRAVSLTFPPEVACVGHARRVLLDAACARLHDVGRPEGAILSTDADTVPAPDWVAATLAELASGADAVGGRALLLREERAALAPGVRRLYLLDLAYRRAIEEVRGLYAPEAHDPIPRHHHHFGASLAVTAGVYAAVGGQPVATTSEDVALVHALVGGGYRLRHSPHVRVFTSARTSGRADGGLADAFGFWADVVRRGDEPRVEAASAAERRLAALGLYRAAHPDAPPPLALLVTPEAGGDVEGEPITRAIRGLRACIARLRPLPLTERLRHARCLPL; this is encoded by the coding sequence ATGACGAGCACGGCTCCCCAAGATCTCGTGTTCGACCGGGCGCTCCCCGGCGTCTTCGGCGCGCCCGACGCGCGGCTGCGCGCCTCGGTGGTGGTCCCTGCGCGCAACGAGGCACGGCGGCTTCCTGCTCTGATCGGCGCCCTTGCAGAGCAGCGCGATGCCCACGACCAGCCTCTGGCGCCTGGGACGCTGGACGTTCTCGTGCTGCTCAACAACTGCACCGACCGCTCGGCCGAAGCGGTCGCCGACGCGGCCTCGCGGTACCCGTCGCTGGACGTGCGCGCCGTCTCGCTCACGTTCCCGCCAGAGGTCGCCTGTGTGGGCCACGCTCGCCGCGTGCTGCTCGATGCTGCGTGCGCGCGGCTCCACGATGTGGGCCGCCCCGAGGGAGCGATCCTCTCGACCGACGCCGACACGGTCCCCGCGCCCGACTGGGTGGCGGCGACCCTGGCCGAGCTGGCCTCTGGCGCCGATGCCGTGGGCGGGCGGGCACTGCTGCTTCGCGAGGAGCGGGCCGCGCTCGCGCCGGGCGTACGGAGGCTGTACCTCCTGGATCTTGCCTACCGCCGCGCGATAGAGGAGGTGCGGGGGCTCTACGCGCCAGAGGCGCACGATCCGATCCCGCGCCACCACCACCACTTCGGCGCGAGCCTCGCCGTAACCGCGGGTGTCTATGCCGCCGTCGGCGGGCAGCCGGTGGCCACGACGTCCGAAGACGTCGCGCTCGTCCACGCGCTCGTAGGCGGCGGGTACCGGCTGCGGCACAGCCCACATGTGCGGGTGTTCACGTCGGCTCGCACGTCGGGCCGGGCCGATGGGGGGCTGGCAGACGCGTTCGGGTTCTGGGCGGACGTGGTCCGACGCGGAGACGAGCCGCGCGTAGAAGCGGCGTCCGCCGCCGAGCGCCGCCTGGCCGCGTTGGGCCTCTACCGCGCCGCACACCCTGACGCACCCCCGCCTCTGGCGCTTCTGGTCACGCCAGAGGCGGGAGGGGACGTCGAGGGAGAACCGATCACCAGAGCCATTCGTGGACTCCGCGCGTGCATCGCGCGGCTCCGCCCGCTGCCCCTCACCGAGCGGCTCCGCCACGCACGCTGCCTGCCCTTATGA